The Kiritimatiellia bacterium genome includes the window CGCCGCGGCCCGGATGTCGGCGGGGAGATCCTTCGTCGCTTTCAGCAGCACGGGCAGGGGCAGCGTGGACACCGCCTGCTCGAAACCGACCGTCTGACGGCTGTTTACTTCGAACGTCCGCGCCCGCAGGTCCAGCCCGGTGATCTCGGCGTTAAGGCGGACCGGCCGGATGTGCGGCAGGAACCCGTCGCAGACGGCCTGGACGCCGCCGCGCTTGGGGTAGATGAACGTGGCGTTCTGGCCGATGCATTTCTCCGCCTGTTTCAGCGAGCCGTCGAGCACTTGGGCGAAGGACGGCCGCGGCACGAACTTGCCCATCCAGTCCAGGTTGAGCTGGTCGAGCGGCACGCGCCAGTGCTTGTTGTTGAACGGGATCATGAAGTGCTTCGCCATGCCCTCGCCGAAGGTCCGGTGGATGAAATCGAGGAAATGGGCGGGCACCGTTTCGCCCTCGCGCGCCTCGCGCAGCTTGGCCTCGAAGAGGCCCAGCAGGCATTCCTTCACCACGTCCACGGGCAACCCGTACAGGTTGGCCTGGAACGGGTAGCGCGTGAAGACGCCGTAGAGGTAGATCCAGGCCTCGCGGTCGGCCTCGGTCAGGTTGTCGCCGAGGAGCTTGCCCGCGAGCTGCCGGACATAGTCGGTCTTCGGGTAGAAGATGTGGCCGGCGGAATCGAAGTAAAAGCCGTCCTTCTGTTCGGTCCGGCAGTTGCCGCCGACGTAGGACTCCTTTTCGAAGATCTCGTATTCCGCGTCGCCGAGGTGATAGGCCGTGCTCAAGCCCGTCAGCCCGGCGCCCAGGATGCACAGGGGTGAGAAGTCGTTTTTCATGCGGGCGATAAGGTATAGGCCGGGTTTCGGCCCGTCAAACCTTTGTTCCGCCCGGGTCCGGGCAGCTTCCGTCGAGCCGGCGGAAGAGGGCGTCCAGCCCTTTCAGCCGTCCGGCGCGGCCGACGGCGGCGAGGGACAGCAGCAGGACCGGGGCGATGTGCAGGACGTAGCGCCCCATGCCGTGCTTCATGAAGGCGCGCCACCCGCCGAAGGCGTCCTCCGGCAGGACCAGGATCGGCAGCCACAGGTGGACAAGTCCCGCGGCGAGGACCGTCAGCATGAAGACGTAGGCGGCGCGTGTCCGGCGCCGGAGCGCGAGGAAGAGAAAAAGGACGAAGGCCAGCGCGGGCAGGCGGTAGGCGTCTTTCATCACCTGCCACGAGTAGGCGACCACCCGTCCGATCCGGTCGAAATGCAGCGTGTTCGCGAGATGGCCGGACGACTGCATGTCCACGCCGCGCAGTTGGAGGTAGATCGGCCACGGGGCCGCCACGATCGCGAAGCCGGCCAGCCAGGCGAGCAGGGGTCGCCAAAACGGTGTCCGCTCCTCCTTCGGGCGCAGCAGGGCGGCGAGGAAGAGGCCGCCCCCGACGCCGCCGGCGAGCACCAGGCCCTCGGTCTTCGTCCACGCGCCCAGGCCCGCGAACACGCCGGACAGCGCGGCGGCCGCGGCGGGCCCGCCGTCCAGCCAGGCGAGGCCGGTTAACAAGGACGCCAGGTGCAGGGCGGCGAGCGGCAGGTCGCAGTAGAACCGGTCCGCCTGGTTGAGCAGTTCCGGCGCGCCGAACAGCAGCAGCACGGCCATCGGCAGGCCCCACCAGGGCTTGCCCGAGAGCTGCCGCGCGGCGCCGGCCATGACTCCGACCGTCGAAAACAGGAAGAGCAGGGGG containing:
- a CDS encoding FAD-dependent oxidoreductase gives rise to the protein MKNDFSPLCILGAGLTGLSTAYHLGDAEYEIFEKESYVGGNCRTEQKDGFYFDSAGHIFYPKTDYVRQLAGKLLGDNLTEADREAWIYLYGVFTRYPFQANLYGLPVDVVKECLLGLFEAKLREAREGETVPAHFLDFIHRTFGEGMAKHFMIPFNNKHWRVPLDQLNLDWMGKFVPRPSFAQVLDGSLKQAEKCIGQNATFIYPKRGGVQAVCDGFLPHIRPVRLNAEITGLDLRARTFEVNSRQTVGFEQAVSTLPLPVLLKATKDLPADIRAAAAKLRWNSLYVVNVAVDRPSLTEKHRFYVPEQQYIFHKLAFYSAYAPLMAPSGKTAASAEVGSSRESPVDRATIEERVIGDLTRMNVLRKDDRILFTHVMTMPYAYAIYDKDRAPASQAIREFYARNRVYCWGRYAEWVYQNMEQNIQTGQKVADMVKRGALGL